A stretch of the Methanomassiliicoccales archaeon genome encodes the following:
- a CDS encoding HAD-IB family phosphatase, which yields MTKERHDFGLVAFDMDGVLVDYESSWTWVHDHFGVKSEESIKAFVKGEIDDMEFMRRDIGLWLAKRPNLCLSDVTTILEPLPIVEGIQKTVDELKWHGIKTVIVSGGLDVVASKIAKRFGFDDWVANGFACDTSGKLTGEGVLRVELSNKRQAVERFSSIYGVDREHVCSVGNSFIDVSMFEASRLKIAFNPIDDYVAHQANVVVRSNDLSDILPHILGQQTGLKG from the coding sequence ATGACGAAAGAAAGGCATGACTTCGGATTGGTCGCCTTCGACATGGATGGCGTCCTGGTCGATTATGAGTCGTCCTGGACCTGGGTGCACGACCATTTCGGGGTCAAGAGCGAAGAGTCGATCAAGGCCTTCGTCAAGGGAGAGATCGACGACATGGAGTTCATGCGTCGTGACATAGGCCTTTGGCTGGCGAAGAGGCCCAACCTTTGCCTGTCGGACGTCACCACCATCCTGGAACCTTTGCCGATAGTGGAAGGGATCCAAAAGACGGTGGACGAACTAAAATGGCACGGAATCAAAACGGTCATCGTCAGCGGCGGCCTGGATGTGGTGGCGAGCAAGATCGCCAAGCGTTTCGGGTTCGACGATTGGGTGGCGAACGGTTTCGCCTGCGACACCTCTGGCAAGCTGACCGGGGAAGGCGTGTTACGGGTGGAACTGTCCAATAAACGCCAGGCAGTGGAGAGGTTCTCATCGATCTACGGTGTCGACCGGGAGCACGTCTGCAGCGTCGGCAACAGCTTTATCGACGTGTCTATGTTCGAGGCGTCCAGGCTCAAGATCGCCTTCAACCCGATAGATGACTATGTCGCTCACCAGGCGAATGTGGTGGTCCGTAGCAACGACCTCTCCGACATCCTGCCCCACATACTAGGCCAGCAGACCGGACTGAAAGGATGA
- a CDS encoding TraB domain-containing protein: MITLVGVGHVFDIAAQVKQVIRERVPGAVCIELDQERYEALRHPRQRGDVPLPYRLLAFMQRRMAHQYGGAVGNEMLAAADEAKEINAALLLIDAEAGNLFNRLWQEMSFRERVLLMVSSLGGLLMSRKRIDNEIESFQENEATYLEQMGQEFPTIKRVLIDERNQLMGARIMSAETQFGSVVAVVGDGHVDGILSLINRPDVEVIRLKALKEIQVKDVHSGSGTSDAHIQFTVQSE, translated from the coding sequence ATGATAACGCTAGTCGGGGTCGGGCACGTCTTCGACATCGCAGCACAGGTGAAACAGGTGATCCGGGAAAGGGTCCCGGGTGCGGTGTGCATCGAGCTCGACCAAGAACGGTACGAGGCCCTCCGTCATCCCCGGCAGCGAGGGGATGTGCCGTTGCCGTACAGACTGCTGGCGTTCATGCAGAGGCGCATGGCCCATCAGTACGGGGGAGCGGTTGGCAACGAGATGCTGGCGGCCGCGGACGAGGCCAAGGAGATCAACGCTGCCCTTCTGTTGATCGACGCCGAGGCGGGGAACCTGTTCAACCGGCTCTGGCAGGAGATGTCGTTCCGGGAGAGGGTTCTGCTCATGGTGTCGAGCTTGGGAGGGCTTCTCATGAGCCGCAAGCGCATCGACAACGAGATCGAGAGCTTCCAGGAGAACGAGGCCACCTACCTGGAGCAGATGGGCCAGGAGTTCCCCACCATCAAGCGTGTGCTCATCGACGAGCGGAACCAGCTCATGGGTGCCCGAATAATGTCCGCCGAAACGCAGTTCGGCAGTGTGGTCGCCGTGGTCGGGGATGGGCACGTCGACGGGATACTGTCCCTGATCAACCGTCCAGATGTTGAGGTGATCCGTCTGAAGGCGCTCAAGGAGATCCAGGTCAAGGACGTCCATAGCGGGTCCGGCACCTCCGATGCACATATCCAGTTCACGGTCCAGAGCGAGTGA
- a CDS encoding HVO_0476 family zinc finger protein produces MSDMNIPNALNLECPDCGEKTVHEVLRGKISKEGDVLETTVKCQQCGKIYTTVVREPKAVLVPIIVSEMASSKRYEVEMAQGDLVSYEDEMFVEDMPVLITGLEVDGRRVMKAKAEEISTLWAKKFDKVRVRIAVNKGSKTLSVDITAAPDEEFFVGDLMTLGREEVVIHSIKTSDGGMAKSGAVRAREIVRIYAKKARTTYS; encoded by the coding sequence ATGAGTGATATGAACATACCGAACGCCCTCAACCTCGAATGTCCGGACTGCGGAGAGAAGACAGTGCACGAGGTGCTGAGGGGCAAGATCAGCAAGGAAGGGGACGTGCTGGAGACAACGGTCAAATGCCAGCAATGCGGGAAGATCTATACGACGGTGGTCAGGGAACCTAAGGCGGTCCTCGTGCCGATCATCGTCTCAGAAATGGCTAGCTCCAAACGTTACGAGGTGGAGATGGCCCAGGGGGATCTGGTATCCTATGAGGACGAGATGTTCGTGGAGGACATGCCGGTCCTCATCACCGGACTGGAGGTCGACGGCCGCCGCGTGATGAAAGCGAAGGCGGAAGAGATTTCCACTCTATGGGCGAAGAAGTTTGATAAGGTAAGGGTAAGAATAGCGGTCAACAAGGGCAGCAAGACGCTATCTGTTGACATCACCGCAGCCCCCGACGAGGAGTTCTTCGTCGGGGACCTGATGACCCTGGGAAGGGAGGAAGTGGTCATCCATTCGATCAAGACGTCCGATGGTGGTATGGCCAAGAGCGGCGCCGTGCGGGCCAGGGAAATCGTCCGCATATACGCCAAGAAGGCCAGGACGACATACTCCTGA
- the gatD gene encoding Glu-tRNA(Gln) amidotransferase subunit GatD gives MGYSQRLLDVLRMLNAEEGDTVLVKDTGREYRGILMPHHEFSDPDVVVVKLKSGYNVGVKTGPGTTIEVISKVQPKERKPHHAHLSKDKKTVAVLGTGGTIASYVDYRTGAVHPALSADDLVAAVPEIGDICNVRSEVIFSIFSENMTVEHWQTLAGAVAEKLNDGVEGCIVPHGTDTMGYTSAALSFMLEGLNKPVILVGAQRSSDRPSTDAHTNLVSAARFIVEGDVAGVHVLMHETSSDTTGAIHLGTKVRKMHTSRRDAFHSVNCSPVARIGFEGGIEYLSGYRKKSAGKVTLKGSMDPNVALLQFFPGMSPTAFASVLSSHHGVVFAGSGLGHVSKDMVAAIDKAVKAGTNVVMTSQCLYGRVNLNVYNTGRDLITAGAIPAEDMLPETAYVKLMWVLGQTSDDGEVRRLMMTDLRGEITERRQIDD, from the coding sequence ATGGGTTATTCTCAAAGACTCCTCGACGTTCTCCGTATGCTCAATGCCGAGGAAGGCGACACCGTCCTGGTGAAGGACACAGGACGGGAGTACCGGGGCATCCTAATGCCCCACCATGAGTTCAGCGATCCGGACGTGGTCGTTGTCAAGCTCAAGTCCGGCTACAATGTGGGCGTCAAGACCGGTCCGGGCACGACCATCGAGGTCATTTCCAAGGTACAGCCCAAGGAGAGGAAACCGCACCACGCGCATCTCTCCAAGGACAAGAAGACGGTGGCGGTGCTGGGCACCGGAGGGACCATAGCATCCTACGTCGACTACCGCACCGGGGCGGTGCACCCGGCCCTGTCGGCCGATGACCTGGTGGCAGCCGTCCCTGAGATCGGGGACATATGCAATGTCCGTTCCGAGGTGATATTCTCCATCTTCAGCGAGAACATGACCGTGGAACACTGGCAGACCTTGGCCGGGGCAGTGGCGGAAAAGCTGAACGACGGCGTGGAAGGCTGCATCGTCCCGCACGGGACGGACACGATGGGCTATACCTCGGCGGCGCTCTCGTTCATGTTGGAGGGCCTGAACAAACCGGTCATCCTGGTCGGTGCCCAAAGGTCGTCGGACCGGCCCTCCACCGATGCCCACACCAATCTGGTTTCGGCGGCCCGTTTCATAGTTGAGGGGGATGTCGCGGGAGTGCATGTCCTGATGCACGAAACTTCATCGGATACCACCGGGGCGATCCATCTGGGAACCAAGGTGCGCAAGATGCACACCAGCCGGCGAGATGCGTTCCATAGCGTGAACTGCAGCCCGGTGGCCCGTATCGGGTTCGAGGGAGGGATAGAATATCTATCCGGATACCGCAAGAAGTCCGCTGGCAAGGTTACCTTAAAGGGATCGATGGATCCCAACGTGGCGTTGCTGCAGTTCTTCCCGGGCATGTCCCCTACAGCGTTCGCGTCGGTCCTTTCTTCCCATCACGGCGTGGTCTTCGCCGGCTCGGGGCTCGGTCATGTGTCCAAGGACATGGTGGCGGCCATCGACAAGGCGGTCAAGGCCGGGACCAATGTCGTGATGACGTCCCAGTGCCTGTACGGGCGGGTCAACCTGAACGTCTACAACACCGGACGAGACCTGATCACGGCCGGGGCGATCCCCGCCGAGGACATGCTGCCGGAGACCGCCTACGTCAAGCTGATGTGGGTATTGGGTCAGACCTCCGATGATGGAGAGGTGAGGCGGCTGATGATGACGGACCTTCGCGGCGAGATCACGGAAAGGAGGCAGATCGATGACTGA
- a CDS encoding MBL fold metallo-hydrolase codes for MTPIQVKVLCQGRIVREGKVILEAHSSVTVVTWPEHVMIVDSSDSEYRPRVIDALSANEIDPDQVDIVVNTHLHSDHCSNNDLFGYAIQMAHWMEGPDRRYVQVREDQELYPGITLVHTPGHTAGTMSVFVEAERRYAIVGDAIPTFENVRRWAPPGVISDGEAALRSMKKIVSFADVVVPGHDAPFEVDRINDRFIQNRA; via the coding sequence ATGACGCCAATACAGGTGAAGGTCCTGTGCCAAGGCCGCATCGTCAGGGAAGGCAAGGTGATCCTGGAAGCCCATTCGTCGGTCACCGTGGTCACCTGGCCCGAACATGTCATGATCGTAGATTCCAGCGACAGCGAGTACCGCCCCCGTGTGATCGACGCATTGTCCGCCAACGAGATCGACCCGGACCAGGTGGACATAGTCGTCAACACCCACCTGCATTCGGACCACTGTTCCAACAATGACCTGTTCGGTTACGCGATACAAATGGCCCATTGGATGGAGGGCCCCGATCGACGGTATGTCCAGGTCCGTGAGGACCAGGAACTGTACCCAGGGATCACCTTGGTGCATACTCCGGGACACACCGCAGGGACCATGAGCGTGTTCGTGGAGGCGGAGCGAAGATACGCGATAGTCGGGGACGCCATACCGACCTTCGAGAACGTGAGGCGTTGGGCGCCTCCGGGAGTGATCAGCGATGGAGAGGCCGCACTAAGGAGCATGAAGAAGATCGTTTCCTTCGCCGACGTGGTGGTCCCGGGTCACGATGCCCCGTTCGAGGTGGACCGTATAAACGATAGATTTATCCAGAACAGAGCTTAA
- the gatE gene encoding Glu-tRNA(Gln) amidotransferase subunit GatE, producing the protein MTEHQLTCGIEIHQQLSTKKLFCSCESELVEEEGATLLRRLRPSQSELGEIDRAVLAQAARKMSFRYQAPPSRCCLVEADEEPPHDADRDAVQASLIVSALLRARPVDEVHYMRKIVIDGSNTSGFQRTALISTDGVLEVNGKQISILSVCLEEDAARKVETKANEVTYRLDRLGIPLIEIATGPDMHDGEMVRDVAQRLGSILRATKKVKRGLGTIREDVNISIPGGARVEIKGVQDLKLLPTYVEKEVERQGSLLKIRDMLRERGVTQVSGEVMDYTAIFASSKSKVITSALAKSGRVLGIKLPGFVGVMKSQDGRLRLGAEMAQHARTRGVMGIFHSDELPGYGITPETVGELRDAMGLGEEDAFAICADDAAKADAALRAVAERARTALDGVPEETRDPQPDGGSAFSRPLPGAGRMYPETDVRPIPISPERMAEIGANLPELPEQTINRFVTAYGIHKQQAAQIVREGFEQLFEELAGRDQAGVAARTFLNTYPELEKEGVDVSSITDTSVRELFDALAKGKFTKEALPDLLRHVAEGKGVKASIDALGITQVDSGEASAIISKLVREREHFVREKKMGAIGPLMAPAMAELRGKVDGKTISEILKKEIEKLLST; encoded by the coding sequence ATGACTGAACACCAGCTCACCTGCGGAATCGAGATACACCAGCAGCTAAGCACGAAGAAGCTGTTCTGTTCATGCGAATCCGAGCTGGTGGAGGAAGAAGGGGCTACCCTGCTGCGCCGGCTCAGGCCGTCGCAATCGGAGCTGGGCGAGATAGACCGAGCTGTGCTGGCACAGGCGGCCAGGAAGATGAGCTTCAGGTACCAGGCCCCTCCGTCCAGATGCTGTCTGGTGGAGGCGGATGAAGAACCTCCCCACGATGCGGACAGGGACGCGGTCCAGGCATCGCTCATCGTGTCAGCCTTGCTCAGGGCCAGGCCGGTCGACGAAGTGCATTACATGAGGAAGATCGTCATCGACGGCTCGAACACCTCCGGTTTCCAGAGGACCGCCCTGATATCGACAGATGGGGTGCTGGAGGTCAACGGGAAACAGATATCCATCCTTTCGGTCTGTCTGGAAGAGGATGCTGCGCGCAAGGTCGAGACCAAGGCGAACGAGGTCACCTATCGCCTGGACCGTCTAGGGATACCTCTGATCGAGATCGCCACCGGCCCGGACATGCACGATGGTGAGATGGTCAGGGACGTCGCACAGAGGCTCGGCTCGATCCTGAGGGCCACCAAGAAGGTGAAGCGAGGATTGGGAACGATACGGGAGGATGTCAATATCTCGATACCAGGCGGCGCACGCGTCGAGATAAAGGGCGTACAGGACCTCAAGCTGCTTCCGACATATGTCGAAAAGGAGGTGGAGAGACAGGGCTCGCTGCTGAAGATACGGGACATGCTTCGCGAGAGGGGCGTGACCCAGGTCTCAGGGGAGGTGATGGACTATACAGCGATATTCGCCTCATCCAAGTCAAAGGTAATAACCTCAGCGCTGGCCAAGAGCGGAAGGGTGCTGGGCATCAAGCTGCCTGGTTTCGTCGGGGTCATGAAGAGCCAGGACGGCAGGCTCCGACTTGGCGCGGAGATGGCCCAGCATGCCCGTACCCGGGGCGTCATGGGCATCTTCCATTCGGACGAGCTGCCCGGTTACGGCATAACGCCGGAGACGGTGGGCGAGCTACGAGACGCGATGGGATTGGGGGAAGAGGACGCCTTTGCCATCTGCGCCGACGATGCGGCCAAGGCGGACGCGGCGCTGAGGGCGGTGGCGGAGCGGGCCAGGACGGCATTGGATGGTGTCCCGGAGGAGACCCGGGACCCGCAGCCGGATGGAGGCAGCGCATTCTCCAGACCATTGCCCGGTGCGGGAAGGATGTATCCGGAGACGGATGTCAGGCCGATCCCGATCTCGCCGGAACGCATGGCCGAGATCGGCGCCAACCTGCCGGAATTGCCCGAGCAGACCATCAACCGCTTCGTCACTGCATACGGGATCCACAAGCAGCAGGCGGCCCAGATAGTCAGGGAAGGGTTCGAGCAGCTCTTCGAGGAACTGGCCGGGAGGGACCAGGCCGGGGTGGCTGCACGTACCTTCCTGAACACCTACCCGGAACTGGAGAAGGAGGGCGTGGACGTCTCCTCCATTACCGACACCTCCGTCCGGGAACTTTTTGACGCTTTGGCCAAGGGGAAGTTCACGAAGGAGGCGTTACCAGACCTATTGAGGCACGTTGCCGAAGGGAAGGGCGTCAAAGCCTCCATCGATGCGCTGGGCATCACCCAGGTGGACAGCGGTGAGGCGAGCGCGATCATATCCAAACTGGTCAGGGAGCGGGAGCACTTCGTCCGGGAGAAGAAGATGGGCGCCATCGGACCGCTCATGGCCCCGGCCATGGCGGAGCTTCGCGGCAAGGTGGACGGCAAGACCATCAGCGAGATCCTGAAGAAGGAGATAGAGAAGCTGCTCAGCACATGA
- a CDS encoding protein-L-isoaspartate(D-aspartate) O-methyltransferase, which yields MSTEQERKRMVARLVASGYAYGKEAVAAMEKVERHRFLPKEMESAAYVDSPLAIGEGQTISAPHMVGMMVSGLDLHPGLKVLEIGGGSGYHAAVIGEMVKPGGHVYSIERIQSLADRARSSLETAGYAEVVTTIVADGSKGCPAYAPYDRISVACGAPDVPPPLFEQLKEGGKMLIPVGGRTYQELYLITKVGGEMKMQDMGSVLFVPLIGEYGFKE from the coding sequence ATGAGTACCGAGCAAGAACGGAAGAGGATGGTAGCCAGGCTGGTCGCGTCCGGTTACGCTTATGGCAAAGAGGCGGTGGCGGCCATGGAGAAGGTGGAACGGCACCGTTTCCTGCCCAAAGAGATGGAGAGCGCGGCCTATGTCGATTCTCCGCTCGCCATCGGCGAGGGCCAGACCATCTCCGCCCCGCACATGGTCGGCATGATGGTCAGCGGGCTTGACCTCCATCCCGGCCTGAAGGTGCTGGAGATCGGGGGCGGTTCCGGTTACCATGCGGCCGTGATCGGCGAGATGGTTAAGCCAGGCGGCCATGTCTACAGCATAGAAAGGATACAGTCGCTGGCCGACCGGGCGAGGTCTAGCCTGGAGACGGCCGGATACGCAGAGGTGGTCACCACCATCGTGGCCGACGGATCGAAGGGGTGCCCGGCCTACGCCCCCTATGACCGGATCAGCGTCGCCTGCGGCGCGCCCGACGTCCCCCCTCCGCTCTTCGAACAGCTGAAGGAGGGAGGCAAGATGCTGATCCCGGTGGGGGGACGCACCTACCAGGAGCTGTACCTGATCACCAAGGTCGGTGGCGAGATGAAGATGCAGGACATGGGGTCCGTTCTCTTCGTCCCGCTGATCGGGGAGTACGGGTTCAAGGAGTGA
- a CDS encoding rhomboid family intramembrane serine protease — protein MASEPMDILSILAVVVMLVAMAVGFMRRFSYTNVLVVANLAVFMLTLLAPLTPFSGGLTAVQTDLGFRSSYFTNDQSHLYTIFTNLFIHANFFHVIGNMLFLFLIGNSYEERVGKNKFIATYLIAGVAGTLVESVVLSGSNSLLIGASGAIAGVMGAMLLLYPRDKVPMFLLIIFLPAVSVWLAVGSWFAWQVFLAFSTPSALVGGGVGFGAHFGGFLAGMLVAHLYPQSLAKTPRAVDVTDLESLATTKELKDALDHIRGETNPDIRNAWLDYFAEHAVCPKCGGRPKWKGNNIKCSCGFESSLK, from the coding sequence GTGGCGTCCGAGCCCATGGACATTCTGTCGATACTTGCGGTAGTCGTGATGCTGGTGGCAATGGCGGTCGGGTTCATGAGGAGGTTCAGCTACACCAACGTCCTGGTAGTGGCCAACCTCGCCGTCTTCATGCTGACACTTCTGGCTCCATTGACACCATTCTCCGGCGGGCTGACCGCGGTGCAGACCGACCTTGGGTTCAGGTCGTCCTATTTCACGAACGACCAGAGCCATCTCTATACGATATTCACCAACCTGTTCATCCACGCGAACTTCTTCCACGTCATCGGGAACATGCTATTCCTGTTCCTCATCGGCAATTCCTACGAGGAGCGGGTGGGCAAGAACAAGTTCATCGCCACTTATCTCATCGCCGGCGTTGCAGGCACTCTGGTCGAGTCGGTCGTTCTGAGCGGTTCGAACAGCCTTCTGATCGGTGCTTCGGGCGCCATCGCCGGCGTCATGGGCGCAATGCTGCTGCTCTATCCGCGGGACAAGGTTCCCATGTTCCTGCTGATCATATTCCTGCCAGCCGTCTCGGTGTGGCTGGCGGTCGGGTCATGGTTCGCTTGGCAGGTGTTCCTGGCATTCTCGACCCCCAGCGCCCTTGTGGGGGGCGGTGTCGGTTTCGGGGCCCACTTCGGTGGTTTCCTCGCTGGCATGCTGGTGGCGCATCTGTACCCGCAATCACTGGCCAAGACGCCTCGGGCGGTGGACGTCACCGACCTCGAGTCCCTGGCGACGACCAAGGAGCTCAAGGATGCACTGGACCACATCCGCGGGGAGACAAATCCGGACATCCGGAACGCTTGGCTGGATTATTTCGCCGAGCACGCGGTCTGCCCCAAGTGCGGCGGCCGCCCCAAGTGGAAGGGAAACAATATTAAGTGCTCCTGTGGATTTGAATCATCATTGAAATGA
- a CDS encoding HemK2/MTQ2 family protein methyltransferase: MKLDTSIVVNCPESVYCPSDDTFLLIDALEIVPGDRALEIGCGSGLVSLHLAKAGATVTAVDVNQEAAFCAKAAAGLNGLRLDVIRSDLFQNVKGCFDLIVFNPPYLRGEGTEVSDLAWAGGRTGTETLGRFLEQAPPHLNQNGRIVVIVSSDMEQTMLKVMLDPFRIKELRAQHLFFEELRVLELVPREIMC; encoded by the coding sequence ATGAAACTGGATACGTCGATAGTGGTGAACTGCCCGGAGAGCGTATACTGCCCTTCCGACGACACGTTCCTGCTCATCGACGCGCTGGAGATCGTTCCCGGGGACCGGGCCTTGGAGATAGGATGCGGCAGCGGCCTCGTCTCTTTGCATCTGGCCAAGGCGGGTGCGACCGTGACCGCGGTCGACGTGAACCAGGAGGCGGCGTTCTGCGCCAAGGCGGCCGCCGGCCTTAACGGCCTAAGGCTCGATGTGATCCGTTCGGACCTGTTCCAGAACGTCAAAGGCTGTTTCGACCTCATCGTCTTCAATCCGCCCTATCTCCGGGGAGAGGGCACCGAAGTGAGCGACCTTGCCTGGGCTGGAGGCAGGACCGGCACGGAGACCCTGGGAAGGTTCCTGGAACAGGCCCCACCGCATCTCAACCAGAACGGAAGGATCGTGGTGATCGTCTCTTCCGACATGGAACAGACCATGCTCAAGGTTATGCTCGATCCATTCCGCATAAAGGAGCTGCGGGCCCAGCACCTCTTCTTCGAGGAGCTTCGGGTGTTGGAGCTGGTGCCCCGCGAGATCATGTGCTGA
- a CDS encoding NosD domain-containing protein encodes MRKDPIQASQVAIISTLLFAMLLMAVPSGHSTAVTDLNGTGAGTTLTELTSLNAHAPIRIDGDADLVAQATVEGWSGTGSIGSPYIIQNLDINATGSYNGIYIGNVTLCFVIANCSISGAASAPANDYPYSYGAGITVLNVSGVATVHNNLCDGNSEGIFVYGSNFSMLENNTCDNNGYDGINLYGSSSGTIRNNICSGNANTGIYLAGSSKSNAITGNVCSAEGYGIYLFRSGSNTVAANVCKSDGHGILLGISENCTVTGNSCTGSTLSGITLEGSNSTVVSQNTCNDNGYYGIFLDTASGDTVSSNVCNGNKYYGIFLGGSHSNTVKDNECGSNSFYGVYLYSSWSNLIAGNTCNYNTHYGVYLYSASINNTVRSNVCDGNSEVGIFLYSSGTENLVSTNDCDNNGHYGVYLYSSNHTTISENHCRMNGYYGIYLYNGSSNNSVMGNTCDENVATGIFLYLDCGNNSIESNICNDNKGKGIQVLQGCADNAIAKNTCLNNGEAINVDGTSLGNKVTDNTVVATTNNDWAWFAVGGAAILAIVLGAFLVLRSKRRSARKKGKSGR; translated from the coding sequence ATGAGAAAGGATCCAATCCAAGCATCGCAGGTGGCGATTATTTCGACGTTACTGTTCGCTATGCTGTTGATGGCGGTCCCGTCCGGTCACTCTACCGCGGTCACAGACCTCAACGGCACCGGGGCGGGGACCACCCTCACCGAGTTGACCAGCCTCAACGCACACGCCCCCATCCGGATCGATGGTGATGCGGACCTTGTCGCCCAGGCGACCGTCGAAGGATGGTCGGGTACCGGTTCGATCGGGAGCCCATACATCATCCAGAACCTCGACATCAACGCGACCGGTTCGTACAACGGCATCTACATCGGTAATGTCACGCTGTGCTTTGTCATTGCCAACTGTTCGATCTCCGGCGCGGCCAGCGCCCCCGCCAACGATTACCCTTACAGCTACGGTGCGGGAATCACGGTACTGAACGTTTCAGGCGTAGCGACGGTCCATAACAACCTCTGCGATGGGAACAGCGAAGGCATCTTCGTGTATGGTTCGAACTTTTCCATGCTGGAGAACAATACCTGCGACAACAACGGTTACGACGGGATCAACCTATACGGGTCCAGTTCCGGGACGATCCGTAACAACATCTGCAGCGGCAACGCCAATACCGGAATATACCTGGCTGGGTCCAGCAAAAGCAACGCGATAACCGGAAATGTCTGCAGCGCTGAAGGATACGGGATCTATCTATTCCGTTCCGGATCGAACACCGTCGCCGCGAACGTCTGTAAGAGCGACGGTCACGGAATACTCCTGGGAATTTCCGAAAACTGCACCGTAACCGGCAACTCCTGCACCGGCTCGACCTTGAGCGGGATCACGCTGGAAGGGAGCAATTCCACCGTCGTTTCCCAGAACACCTGCAACGACAACGGTTATTACGGGATATTCCTGGACACTGCCAGCGGTGACACCGTTTCCTCCAACGTCTGCAATGGGAACAAGTACTACGGGATCTTCCTGGGCGGATCCCATTCTAACACCGTGAAGGACAATGAGTGCGGATCCAACAGCTTCTATGGGGTTTACCTGTACAGCTCCTGGTCCAACCTGATCGCCGGCAATACCTGCAACTACAACACACACTACGGCGTCTACCTGTACAGTGCCAGCATCAATAACACGGTCCGATCGAACGTGTGCGACGGGAATTCTGAGGTAGGCATTTTCCTCTATTCTTCAGGCACCGAGAACCTGGTCAGCACCAACGACTGCGACAACAACGGCCACTACGGCGTCTACCTGTACTCGTCAAACCACACCACGATATCTGAGAACCATTGCCGGATGAACGGTTACTATGGGATATACCTGTACAACGGGAGCTCCAACAATTCCGTCATGGGCAACACCTGTGACGAGAACGTGGCAACTGGAATATTCCTTTACCTGGATTGCGGCAACAACTCCATCGAGTCCAATATCTGCAATGATAACAAAGGTAAGGGCATCCAGGTCCTCCAGGGGTGCGCTGACAACGCCATCGCAAAAAACACCTGCCTGAACAACGGCGAGGCCATCAACGTCGATGGAACGAGCTTGGGGAACAAAGTGACCGACAACACCGTGGTGGCCACCACGAACAATGACTGGGCGTGGTTCGCGGTCGGAGGGGCGGCAATCCTGGCCATAGTGCTCGGAGCCTTCCTGGTCCTGCGGAGCAAGAGGCGATCGGCAAGGAAGAAGGGGAAAAGCGGCAGGTGA
- the thyX gene encoding FAD-dependent thymidylate synthase, with the protein MKVKLLSYTNQAEVLCATAARTCYSSDVPSKILENVDAAKAGKFIDNVVGMGHHSIIEHAYYTFSLEGVSRAMTHQLVRHRLASFSQQSQRYVSLLTPDYVVPPTVKGKPEAEKRFEEAMDQAWEAYRRLAELVPVEDARYVLPNACTTNIMVTMNARELLHFFTMRCCSRAQWEIREVADLMLDEVLKVSPSIFRDAGPGCVRGPCPEGKMSCGRPREKR; encoded by the coding sequence ATGAAGGTCAAGCTGCTGTCATACACCAACCAGGCGGAGGTGCTCTGCGCTACCGCCGCCAGGACCTGTTATTCCTCCGACGTCCCGTCAAAGATACTGGAGAATGTCGACGCCGCCAAGGCCGGCAAGTTCATCGACAACGTGGTGGGGATGGGGCATCATTCGATCATCGAGCACGCCTACTACACTTTCTCGCTGGAGGGCGTTTCCAGGGCAATGACCCATCAACTGGTGCGTCACCGATTGGCATCCTTCTCCCAGCAGTCCCAGCGATACGTATCCCTGCTCACCCCCGATTACGTCGTCCCACCGACCGTAAAGGGCAAACCGGAGGCGGAGAAAAGGTTCGAGGAGGCAATGGACCAGGCCTGGGAAGCCTACCGGAGGCTGGCCGAGCTGGTCCCGGTCGAGGATGCCCGCTACGTTCTCCCGAACGCCTGCACCACCAACATCATGGTCACGATGAATGCCAGGGAATTGCTGCACTTCTTCACGATGAGATGCTGCAGCCGGGCCCAGTGGGAGATAAGGGAAGTGGCGGACCTGATGCTCGATGAGGTGCTCAAGGTATCCCCTTCCATCTTCAGGGATGCCGGGCCGGGGTGCGTTCGTGGGCCATGTCCCGAAGGCAAGATGTCCTGCGGTCGTCCAAGGGAAAAGCGATGA